From a region of the Haematobia irritans isolate KBUSLIRL chromosome 4, ASM5000362v1, whole genome shotgun sequence genome:
- the LOC142233888 gene encoding CUE domain-containing protein 1 — protein sequence MASTMQLEFAQAMSDFKIMFPDMDRDVIEAVLRANQGAVDATIDQLLQMSTDNQNEKLRNELENVSPQRSLINLSDSDTEAVSRQPNKPPATGQLIDVDDIDGINSGIAKPLPTSAALMNLNTNSPNHSTGASPKVRPPNQSTKSSQGNTPKKSQATRNQPSVNKRWNPMLLPLPTTFLRINPVGSAGSNTIALPYDANRDFDLPDEQFAMMLQNEEFMNQLRINQEFMNALEKEHGGKGKPDGDADFKERLKNMGKMSRKKFLQVARVFTWQRNKKVTTAKQIDSLPLKEEPSDDEENHKNLNASDHHSQTQASLQQQRK from the exons ATGGCCTCAACAATGCAATTAGAATTTGCCCAGGCAATGTCAGATTTCAAGATAATGTTTCCAGACATGGATAGGGATGTGATTGAAGCTGTATTGAGAGCAAACCAAGGAGCTGTTGATGCCACCATTGATCAGCTGCTGCAAATGTCCACAGATAATCAG AATGAAAAACTACGCAATGAATTGGAAAATGTTTCCCCACAAAGAAGCCTCATTAATCTGAGTGACAGTGATACAGAAGCAGTCAGTCGGCAACCTAATAAACCACCAGCAACTGGCCAATTAATAGATGTCGATGATATCGATGGCATTAATAGTGGCATAGCAAAACCTTTACCAACATCTGCTGCTCTCATGAATCTCAATACGAATTCACCAAATCACAGTACAGGAGCTTCACCGAAAGTCAGACCACCAAATCAATCCACCAAATCGTCACAGGGTAATACACCTAAAAAGTCACAAGCTACACGTAACCAACCGTCGGTTAACAAACGTTGGAATCCCATGCTCTTACCTTTGCCAACAACATTTTTACGCATAAATCCAGTAGGCAGTGCAGGCAGCAATACTATAGCTTTGCCCTATGATGCCAATCGAGATTTCGATTTGCCTGATGAACAATTCGCCATGATGTTACAAAATGAAGAATTCATGAATCAATTGCGAATCAATCAAGAGTTCATGAATGCCCTCGAAAAGGAGCACGGGGGTAAAGGTAAACCTGATGGAGATGCCGATTTCAAGGAGCGTCTAAAGAACATGGGAAAAATGTCAAGGAAGAAATTCTTACAGGTAGCTAGGGTATTCACATGGCAACGTAATAAAAAGGTAACAACAGCCAAACAAATTGATTCCTTGCCCCTAAAAGAGGAACCCAGTGATGACGAAGAAAACCACAAAAATCTAAATGCCAGTGATCATCATTCACAAACACAAGCTTCTTTACAACAGCAACGCAAGTAA
- the LOC142235854 gene encoding ganglioside-induced differentiation-associated protein 1-like, whose product MPSKNVLLLLYEKNVDFTPYVVDLLNGEQYSQWFLNLNPKADVPVLQDGSFVIPDSVHIINYIENKFRGGDYKSLKPKPSNKIENEKIILYDQIFSNLPVGALSLGSFIHDDLKLVPKPPFIGPIRKTCLKNNEKVHTLLKESIDKTEDHKAVLLRKLDLQERRKRLVYSRLEYQKILDAIQNVLRFVEDDMNANTHREWLISNNFCMADICFGLLLLRLYQLGFENYYWSYGKMPRIESYFLRFKKRPSYDKLMPSNFEILKDIWQMTPSNYIIGAGAGVLGMAVFAAFAHK is encoded by the exons ATGCctagtaagaat GTACTACTTCTTTTGTACGAGAAAAATGTTGACTTCACACCTTACGTGGTTGATCTTTTAAATGGTGAACAGTATTCACAATGGTTTCTAAACCTTAACCCTAAGGCGGATGTACCTGTCTTACAAGACGGATCATTTGTCATACCGGATTCAGTGCATATcataaattatatagaaaataaatttcgtggag GTGATTACAAGTCATTGAAACCCAAGCCAagtaataaaatagaaaatgaaaaaattattctatatgaTCAAATATTCAGTAATCTACCAGTGGGAGCATTGAGTCTTGGATCTTTCATACATGATGATTTAAAATTGGTACCAAAACCACCATTCATTGGACCCATTAGGAAAACTTGTTTGA AGAATAATGAGAAAGTGCATACTCTATTGAAGGAGTCAATTGATAAGACGGAAGATCACAAAGCGGTATTATTGCGAAAATTGGATTTACAAGAGCGAAGAAAACGTCTGGTCTACTCTCGTTTAGAATATCAAAAGATTTTGGATGCCATCCAAAATGTTTTACGGTTCGTCGAAGATGATATGAATGCCAATACACATCGTGAATggttaatttcaaataatttttgcatggcagaTATTTGTTTTGGTTTGCTCTTATTGCGTCTATATCAACTCGGTTTTGAAAACTACTATTGGTCCTACGGTAAAATGCCCCGAATAGAGAGTTATTTTCTGCGCTTTAAAAAGAGACCTTCATATGACAAACTAATGCCTAGTAACTTTGAAATACTCAAAGATATATGGCAAATGACTCCATCGAACTATATTATTGGTGCTGGAGCTGGTGTTTTGGGAATGGCAGTATTTGCTGCATTTGCCCATAAATAG
- the LOC142234316 gene encoding acyl-coenzyme A diphosphatase FITM2-like, with protein MATKRRPIRPTAGPTPHMNFRPGGPDVARSESKGTRPTAPPTSIREIFVMMVMHVCKKTIFFDTNLKVALYLGSLFLVSLIGDFIPFPKTYFARSDNLFNVYFVKIGWGWTLLFTVPFLVMTSYTLCCGDMKKLLRHHAPRIVIATFFWFFWTKFFNIIETSYGKCTVRSFQTKSSCLKAGHLWSGFDISGHAFILIHSSLVLIEEARPIIKWESIKEHLRNELHDRSVSEQSSTNPLRNLNQEQMKNLKFLYERLTPVIRTLFIGMAALQLLWDVMLVGTMLYYHRMIEKFLSGIIAILTWYFTYRFWYRSPAVLPDPAGSGEFFYQRENKETFVFKRTNSMTSAPSTSSGLRNGANINSPGSQVPKFMGMPLYTSPRTPNNNSQLANPSNDTI; from the exons ATGGCTACAAAAAGGCGGCCCATTAGACCGACAGCTGGACCCACTCCACACATGAATTTTCGCCCTGGGGGACCAGATGTAGCAAGATCGGAATCGAAGGGAACACGACCCACCGCACCACCGACAAGTAttagagaaatatttgttaTGATGGTCATGCATGTCTGTAAGAAGACGATATTCTTTGATACCAATCTCAAAGTTGCGTTATATTTGGGTagtttgtttttggtttcaCTGATCGGTGATTTTATACCATTTCCAAAAACCTATTTCGCCCGGTCCGATAATCTTTTCAATGTgtactttgtcaaaatcggttGGGGCTGGACCCTCCTATTTACGGTACCATTTCTAGTCATGACTTCCTATACTTTGTGTTGTGGGGATATGAAGAAATTATTGCGTCACCACGCACCGCGAATTGTTATAGCTACATTCTTTTGGTTCTTCTGGACAAAGTTTTTCAATATTATTGAGACTTCATATGGAAAGTGCACTGTACGAA gtTTTCAAACAAAATCTAGCTGTCTGAAAGCAGGTCATCTATGGAGTGGTTTCGATATTTCTGGTCACGCTTTCATCCTCATTCACTCAAGTTTGGTGTTAATCGAAGAAGCCAGACCTATTATTAAATGGGAATCTATAAAGGAGCATTTACGTAATGAATTACATGATCGTTCAGTATCAGAACAATCGAGCACGAATCCTTTGAGAAATTTAAATCAAgaacaaatgaaaaatttgaaatttttgtacgaaAGATTAACGCCAGTTATTCGTACATTATTCATTGGTATGGCTGCCTTACAACTTTTGTGGGATGTTATGCTAGTTGGAACCATGCTTTATTATCATCGAATGATAGAGAAATTTTTAAGTGGTATAATAGCTATCCTCACATGGTACTTTACATATCGATTTTGGTATCGCTCGCCCGCCGTATTGCCTGACCCAGCAGGAAGTGGAGAGTTTTTCTATCAACGCGAGAATAAGGAAACCTTTGTATTTAAACGAACGAATAGCATGACGTCCGCCCCATCAACCAGTTCGGGATTGCGAAATGGAGCCAACATAAACAGTCCGGGCTCACAAGTTCCCAAATTTATGGGAATGCCTCTGTATACAAGTCCCAGGACACCTAATAATAATTCTCAATTAGCTAATCCGAGTAATGACACAATATGA
- the Rap1 gene encoding RAS oncogene family member Rap1 has translation MREYKIVVLGSGGVGKSALTVQFVQGIFVEKYDPTIEDSYRKQVEVDGQQCMLEILDTAGTEQFTAMRDLYMKNGQGFVLVYSITAQSTFNDLQDLREQILRVKDTDDVPMVLVGNKCDLEDERVVGKELGKSLANQFNCAFMETSAKAKVNVVDIFYDLVRQINKKSPEKKQKKASKNKLCVLL, from the coding sequence ATGCGCGAATACAAAATCGTTGTATTGGGTAGTGGTGGTGTTGGTAAATCGGCCCTTACTGTGCAATTTGTGCAAGGCATTTTTGTGGAGAAATACGATCCGACAATTGAGGATAGCTATCGCAAACAAGTCGAAGTTGACGGGCAACAATGCATGTTGGAGATTTTAGATACTGCCGGTACAGAACAATTTACCGCCATGCgcgatttgtatatgaaaaatggCCAGGGATTTGTTTTGGTCTATTCTATAACAGCACAATCCACCTTCAATGATCTGCAAGATTTGAGGGAACAAATTCTACGTGTAAAGGATACAGATGATGTACCCATGGTATTAGTGGGTAATAAATGCGATTTGGAGGATGAACGTGTTGTAGGCAAGGAGTTGGGTAAATCGCTGGCCAATCAATTCAACTGCGCCTTTATGGAAACATCTGCCAAAGCAAAAGTGAATGTTGTTGATATATTCTATGATCTGGTCAGACAGATCAACAAAAAGTCACCAGAAAAGAAACAGAAAAAAGCCAGTAAGAACAAACTGTGTGTTCTTCTCTAA